The Candidatus Komeilibacteria bacterium CG_4_10_14_0_2_um_filter_37_10 genome window below encodes:
- the rdgB gene encoding non-canonical purine NTP pyrophosphatase, RdgB/HAM1 family produces the protein MKLIFASHNKGKIIEMHKIMAPLAILSAEEVGVFTDVVEDGTTFAENALKKAKWLVEKTGEWAFGDDSGLCIEALHGLPGVHSKRWSGENKSDERLVDFTLDKMKEFTDRRAFFQTDVALVAPDGREWFFSGQVKGVITAAPRGLIRDHLPYDVIFQPNGYNQTFAEMSHEEKNFLSHRGLAFTQLKKFLMESKLFNI, from the coding sequence ATGAAATTAATTTTTGCCAGCCATAATAAGGGTAAAATTATAGAGATGCATAAAATTATGGCGCCTCTTGCTATTTTGAGTGCTGAAGAGGTTGGTGTTTTTACCGATGTGGTGGAAGACGGCACAACATTTGCCGAAAACGCTTTGAAGAAAGCTAAATGGCTAGTTGAGAAAACCGGAGAATGGGCCTTTGGTGACGACAGCGGTTTATGCATTGAGGCTTTGCATGGGTTGCCAGGCGTACATTCCAAACGCTGGTCGGGAGAAAATAAGAGTGATGAAAGATTGGTTGATTTTACTTTAGACAAAATGAAAGAGTTTACAGACCGACGAGCATTTTTTCAAACCGACGTAGCTTTGGTAGCGCCTGATGGACGAGAATGGTTTTTTAGCGGGCAAGTCAAAGGAGTTATTACAGCAGCACCTCGTGGATTAATACGTGATCATTTGCCTTATGATGTTATTTTTCAGCCCAATGGTTATAATCAGACATTTGCTGAGATGTCTCATGAAGAAAAGAATTTTTTATCGCATCGCGGTTTAGCCTTTACGCAGTTGAAAAAGTTTTTAATGGAGAGTAAGCTGTTTAATATTTAA